The Rhineura floridana isolate rRhiFlo1 chromosome 8, rRhiFlo1.hap2, whole genome shotgun sequence genome includes a region encoding these proteins:
- the GOLGB1 gene encoding golgin subfamily B member 1: MWPELGEDVSCGENRPKMLSRLSGLANTVLQELSGEGEDAEAAALPAGPELDPRQQNGEEVPEDVLERLAHMERLVVQLKDLVREKDAQLQQKEALLQEEKQAAEAKLLKLKLQAKAKLASLNKRIEELTERGGASPTKDPPGEPLPATKVQSDEGACHKWEEEMETLQRRLQEQEEMLAKLQRQLETTTGSLKEAQAQVSSLEKEIQKKGSLLEEQAHQHQAELRQLEARSALEAEMQQNLRLLQRKLEEQEAALLGRTQVVELLQQELNSVEEQKQVLLEQLQEAEAQLDSLSSTSASERQESQSLVERLELDLAEQKLASHRLQEEVQQLSQELTQARTPQADSECQRRVAEERHAQEMAEKNQEIAELQRAEEDLLSSYEAVRAETANAQQDADRPPECSTQDGSPVQQGELSERPKESGCSQAEPEVLTGQAAGQVSTLCEPVAEQDAASPRRTAGQDEQHQSVVEAANETICSKLAMLEKRLEFPAVAAASDQVSCAEIGLEGQSQVALRLSSGTDDSAAGPGDLLDGVGSARIGGLPLADVPAALAQASPCGSPVKPLAPENGPPDVLEYLSAKKHKDLSVLLLELEEAQEEIALLKGQLRDSSSLDPVGDEQPQGESRASDGGKGGEGAVLIQSDSSSSSLVTIEIQELFSPLPGTLLGQDGPCTEGREADQEPPSAPALHPQELAKLHLEIAELQARQQEAEELHQRVLEERAAEIGRLQQLAEGSGKALDTLRAERDQLLSQLKELCCLAELKEQVRQLEGDLADSEKRRLSDHESGISRLALLKEQLQSLKNEAKSKEVKIAALQKDLDESQQRLAEQELCGRRLSSQLQEEEQETRALAGRLKDTSAKAAELSQGLASKELEAARLERLLSERSAEIERLQQQAAEVSASLSDRMVQLSEEKFLLGKEVKSLTERLRLVVQGKQTREQGVGTEEEPPPEQPAERATPPSQEMETLRKENELVRKKLQAALASRKELLSKAHKLERELEAGGGLPGRLGASAWEACQVEAEEKPLESSGINADGAVHPARRGRAASLSQLLPAKEAQQQRILGEKESAVSALQAVVGEMQQSLQEKDLLISSLRAKLEDRCSAPEKQAPPASGQSSGVSGALAPPLAHGASGTTDCDPEGEPRSALEEKACALEQEREQLQKKLQEALASRKETIKKAQQKDRRHREQLKQQQDDYSLLQEQFDQQSREKERMQHQLQALSRTLEENSPLPPEDPALEAAQEPGQEVPAESAAASGSSPAAGDIAAVEQLKADLEKLRAEKGEAEAQVSRLEGELLRKSEAAGQLQEQVRQLLAEMETAKAACSQAETQVVSLRQELEETRAEVARQESLRLHQVDLEEQKEIASKEEIERLNSQLADKSESLRSLQTELEERAGAVKALQGQLEAQNKERTQHLEAEAQQKSAEEAAEHQTRAQVQRKLQAALISRKEVLKESKALKEELASTKAALGSASLRLSDAESRASELEKEKEVLLKKLVDLGEEREKLITEVDKALVENQNVSGSCESLKLALEGMTQEKMKLEEEVDSLRRSQAQELSEWQRKHTELQAEYETLLQSYENISNEAERIQRVVEGVRQEKQELFLKLKGTEAEKKEADARLQGAEQEMEGMREKMRKFAKSKQQKILELEEENERLRTEVPPVDGGLGGTEEMSTCLQEELEDSRKNCESLSSQLKELKAEKDSLNQQIQDLRQMVHSKVEVVGTSSVEEEEVAESEAASSTTLAKAPEATEAQVDLGAGCEPPSASFDAEAKDTGQASSSRGEMDVSLAQLAEQVAELEEKRRVAVEELSRVLRDVETLGEEKRGLEDLLTMKGQEVEALQEKVLAMEQANQQMEGELSGAMRLKGTLEAEKDDLEERLMNQLAELNGSIGNYQQDVADLQSQNQQLQAEVESLQGALSRLEDEKRHLLREKVEVEVEKKKEHVEKLKSTWKGDHGRAQAKELQELLKAKQQEVRQLQKGCIKSQEKASSLERSVKALEFVQSESQKELEAAKRSLAKAEEDTGRAQVELAACRVLLDDTRSEAARALAESLKVQEALRANKAQGKAQLREKERAWERRLEQEADKHAQALREAEERLETLQREQARSEGAVQGLRDSLRQKDQEAKQLQGSLNHTLAQLAAFSRSMSSLQDDRDRVIDQSRQWEKKFSEAIEKMEQEVHAREQACAALEEQAKRTAAQVEELQSRIASLEQSKLAQESSAQKELQRLLGEAELLQEEKRSLAVQLEEAQQLLGDSQKQMQKQETELRGLRERLAGLQDSFSKCQEERDQLGNTVRSREADLRESQFSREQLEADLQASKELTDRLHEETSNKDHQIIGLLAAKEEAVSAAVSELQRRHREERQALEGRISQAEEERTAVEAEKTKALERASQLVGKLKSAREESRRHKAQLDSFTKSMSSLQDDRDRVLEEYQQLERRHLAAILEKDQLIQEAASESNTLKEEIRSLHGQRDDLHAENAKLDAELVRYREDLQQLISIKDCQQKQLLGTQLERIQALEKEKAGVEGRLRESERALEALRLEKQSVGQEAEALAASLSRVQNEMAALQEGGPVLELQAQLQGKMDEVQERSGQLSLTQQRVTELQEELAVLRQSTAQQLQEAETKMKKELKSLHHDSGLMRNETETAEERVAELAKDLLEMEQSLLAVTEENQDLKVQIQSFRKAMSSLQDSWDQCNEELRALEKKYSMDLEEQRRLVQGLREENAQSQEEQKNLAGQRDALASELAALRDSVEEKGLLARLEKLSQQLQAKDVELLRLTAELEGTSSQVTSFSKAMASLQDERDRLLSELDKARRVEEGKLQSAAGTSSASLAEVPSLKKALSSLQSDRDRLLVELKNLQQQYLQVGVDTAEIMRLKAQLQEQKQEVEHRQRLQEQLNQEGASWQLELQKLREEKAAWELEAKGKQLSHVQRAAREERARVRIVEEQQHERQATPEVTNSSKTLQGAVSSQEVDADHLQAQLRTSLKELHLKEMRIQQLNSKLSQVFEEKNSLSLQLRGSSRNLRESHQHYSEVLARCEALEKQMQELQSPVKDAGSLPTDAAPGAPQERSEHPRETYTPDLQELQMKLSEAKQQQSSAKQGLWQLEEQLQEERDRRLAAEEAFSTAQDHIRRLESSEWAHPLETNIDMPPSPEHALLVGPADGSFSKARGATGLRRVLRSLCCSRRRLPLLPTLYLLTVHVLLLLCFTGHL; this comes from the exons ATGTGGCCGGAACTCGGAGAGGACGTGAGCTGTGGAGAGAACCG GCCCAAGATGCTGAGCCGTCTGTCAGGGCTGGCCAACACTGTTCTGCAAGAGCTgtcaggggaaggagaggatgcgGAGGCTGCAGCTTTGCCTGCT gGGCCAGAGTTGGATCCCAGGCAGCAGAATGGGGAGGAGGTGCCAGAGGATGTGCTGGAGCGGCTGGCCCACATGGAGAGGCTGGTGGTACAGCTGAAGGATCTGGTGCGGGAGAAGGACGCTCAGCTGCAGCAGAAGGAGGCCTTGCTCCAG GAAGAAAAACAGGCTGCTGAAGCCAAGCTGCTGAAGCTGAAACTGCAGGCCAAAGCTAAGCTGGCGTCTCTGAACAAGCGCATTGAGGAGCTAACAGAACGAGGAGGAGCATCCCCCACAAAGGACCCACCAGGAGAGCCTCTTCCTGCCACTAAG GTTCAGAGTGACGAAGGTGCATGTCACAAATGGGAAGAGGAGATGGAAACACTGCAAAGGCGGCTTCAGGAGCAGGAGGAAATGTTAGCGAAGCTGCAGCGACAGCTGGAGACAACTACAGGAAGCCTGAAGGAAGCGCAGGCCCAG GTCAGCTCTCTGGAAAAGGAAATTCAGAAGAAGGGCTCTCTCCTTGAGGAGCAGGCCCACCAGCACCAAGCTGAATTGCGCCAGCTAGAGGCCCGGTCGGCTCTGGAAGCAGAAATGCAGCAG AACCTGAGGCTGTTGCAGCGGAAGCTGGAGGAGCAAGAGGCAGCCTTGCTGGGGCGAACCCAGGTGGTGGAATTGCTGCAGCAGGAGTTGAACAGCGTAGAGGAGCAGAAGCAG GTTCTGTTGGAGCAACTCCAGGAGGCGGAGGCCCAGTTGGATTCCCTGAGCAGCACCTCCGCTTCCGAGAGGCAGGAGTCCCAGAGCTTGGTGGAGCGGTTGGAACTGGACCTAGCGGAGCAGAAGCTGGCCTCCCATCGCTTGCAGGAGGAGGTCCAGCAGCTGTCTCAGGAGCTTACGCAAGCAAGAACACCTCAAGCAGATTCCGAGTGTCAGAGGCGGGTCGCGGAGGAGAGACATGCGCAGGAGATGGCAGAGAAGAACCAGGAAATTGCTGAGCTCCAAAGAGCAGAGGAGGATTTGCTTTCCAGCTATGAGGCTGTCCGAGCTGAGACTGCCAACGCACAGCAAGATGCTGATCGGCCACCGGAGTGCTCCACTCAGGACGGTTCTCCTGTCCAGCAAG GGGAGCTCTCAGAAAGGCCCAAGGAGTCTGGCTGTTCACAGGCTGAACCTGAAGTACTTACGGGTCAGGCAGCAGGGCAGGTCTCTACGCTGTGTGAG cccGTCGCTGAACAGGATGCAGCATCTCCCAGAAGAACTGCTGGACAAGACGAGCAGCACCAGAGTGTGGTGGAGGCTGCAAATG AAACAATCTGCTCCAAACTTGCCATGCTGGAAAAGAGGCTTGAATTCCCAGCAGTTGCTGCAGCGTCAGACCAG GTCAGCTGTGCTGAAATAGGCCTTGAAGGGCAATCTCAGGTGGCTTTGAGGCTGTCGTCTGGCACTGATGACAGCGCAGCTGGGCCTGGTG ACTTACTGGATGGTGTGGGAAGCGCCAGGATCGGAGGCCTACCCTTGGCAGATGTTCCTGCTGCCCTTGCTCAG GCCAGCCCATGCGGGAGCCCTGTGAAGCCGCTTGCCCCAGAGAATGGTCCCCCTGATGTCCTGGAGTACCTCTCCGCAAAGAAACACAAAGACCTCTCTGTCTTGCTGCTGGAGCTAGAGGAGGCTCAGGAAGAGATAGCGCTTCTGAAGGGGCAGCTTCGGGACTCCAGCAGCCTGGACCCTGTTGGAGATGAGCAGCCCCAAGGGGAGTCACGAGCCAGTGAcggaggaaaaggaggagaaggggcggTCCTCATCCAGAGCGATTCAAGTAGCAGTTCACTGGTAACCATAGAAATCCAGGAGTTGTTCTCTCCCCTTCCAGGGACTCTCTTGGGGCAAGATGGCCCCTGCACAGAGGGCAGAGAAGCAGATCAGGAGCCGCCTTCAGCCCCTGCGTTGCACCCACAAGAGCTGGCAAAGTTGCATCTTGAAATTGCTGAGCTGCAGGCGAGGCAGCAGGAGGCGGAGGAGCTGCACCAGCGAGTGTTGGAAGAGAGAGCTGCAGAGATTGGGAGGCTCCAGCAGTTGGCGGAGGGCTCCGGAAAGGCCTTGGACACTCTGCGTGCTGAGAGAGATCAGCTCCTGTCCCAGCTGAAGGAGCTCTGCTGCCTGGCCGAGCTGAAGGAGCAGGTGAGGCAGCTGGAGGGCGACCTGGCCGATTCGGAGAAGCGACGGCTCTCCGACCATGAAAGTGGGATCTCCCGGCTGGCCCTGTTGAAGGAGCAACTCCAGAGCCTGAAAAACGAGGCCAAGTCCAAAGAGGTGAAAATTGCAGCTTTGCAAAAGGACCTGGATGAGTCCCAGCAACGTCTGGCGGAACAGGAGCTGTGTGGCAGACGTCTGAGCAGCCAGCtccaggaggaggagcaggaaacGCGTGCCCTGGCGGGACGCCTGAAGGACACCTCCGCAAAGGCCGCAGAGCTCTCCCAGGGCCTCGCCTCAAAGGAGCTGGAGGCGGCCAGGCTGGAGAGGCTCCTCTCGGAACGCTCTGCGGAGATAGAGCGGCTCCAGCAGCAGGCGGCAGAAGTCAGCGCCAGCTTGTCTGACCGGATGGTCCAGCTGAGCGAGGAGAAGTTTTTGCTGGGGAAGGAGGTGAAGAGCCTGACAGAGCGGCTGCGCCTGGTTGTGCAAGGAAAGCAGACCAGGGAGCAGGGGGTGGGGACGGAGGAGGAGCCGCCCCCTGAGCAGCCGGCTGAGAGAGCGACCCCCCCCAGCCAGGAGATGGAGACGCTGAGGAAGGAAAACGAGCTGGTGCGGAAGAAGCTGCAAGCGGCTCTCGCGAGCAGGAAGGAACTCCTGAGCAAGGCCCACAAGTTGGAGAGGGAGCTGGAAGCGGGGGGAGGCCTGCCCGGGAGGCTTGGGGCCAGCGCCTGGGAGGCCTGCCAGGTGGAAGCAGAAGAGAAACCCCTCGAGAGCAGCGGCATAAATGCAGATGGCGCCGTGCACCCTGCAAGGCGGGGCAGAGCTGCCTCTCTGAGCCAGCTGCTGCCTGCAAAAGAGGCCCAGCAGCAGCGCATCCTCGGAGAAAAAGAATCTGCAGTGAGTGCACTGCAGGCCGTGGTTGGGGAGATGCAGCAGAGTCTGCAGGAGAAGGACCTCCTCATCAGTTCCCTGCGAGCCAAACTTGAGGATCGCTGTTCAGCCCCTGAGAAACAGGCGCCCCCAGCATCAGGCCAGAGCTCGGGGGTGTCTGGTGCTCTTGCTCCTCCTCTAGCACACGGGGCGAGTGGCACCACTGACTGTGATCCGGAAGGGGAGCCGAGGAGTGCCCTGGAAGAGAAGGCCTGTGCTCTGGAGCAGGAGAGGGAGCAACTGCAGAAGAAGCTCCAGGAAGCATTGGCCTCCCGCAAGGAGACCATCAAGAAAGCTCAGCAGAAGGACCGTCGCCACCGAGAgcagctgaagcagcagcaggacGATTACAGCCTCCTGCAAGAGCAGTTTGATCAGCAaagcagggagaaggagaggatgcAGCATCAGCTCCAGGCCCTGAGCAGGACTCTGGAGGAgaactcccctctccctcctgaagACCCGGCACTGGAGGCCGCTCAGGAGCCTGGCCAGGAGGTTCCTGCAGAGAGTGCTGCGGCCAGTGGAAGCTCCCCGGCAGCTGGAGACATTGCTGCTGTGGAACAGCTGAAGGCCGACCTGGAGAAACTTCGAGCTGAGAAAGGGGAGGCGGAAGCGCAGGTCAGCCGCCTGGAAGGAGAGCTCCTGAGGAAGTctgaggcagctgggcagctccAGGAGCAGGTCAGGCAACTGCTCGCTGAGATGGAGACGGCGAAGGCAGCCTGCAGTCAGGCTGAAACCCAGGTGGTGAGTCTTCGGCAAGAGCTGGAGGAGACCCGAGCAGAGGTGGCCAGGCAGGAGAGTCTGAGACTCCATCAGGTGGACCTCGAGGAGCAAAAGGAAATTGCCAGCAAAGAAGAAATCGAAAGGCTGAACTCCCAGCTAGCAGATAAAAGTGAGTCTCTGCGTAGCCTCCAGACAGAGCTGGAGGAAAGAGCAGGTGCAGTCAAGGCCCTGCAAGGCCAGCTGGAGGCCCAGAACAAGGAGCGGACCCAGCACCTGGAAGCGGAAGCTCAGCAGAAATCGGCAGAGGAAGCTGCAGAGCATCAGACTAGGGCCCAGGTGCAAAGGAAACTGCAGGCTGCGCTCATCTCCAGGAAGGAGGTGCTTAAAGAGAGCAAGGCGCTTAAGGAGGAGCTGGCCAGCACCAAGGCAGCCCTGGGAAGTGCATCCCTCCGCCTGTCGGATGCGGAGAGTCGGGCCTCTGAgctggagaaggagaaggaggtcCTTTTGAAGAAGCTGGTGGACCTCGGAGAAGAGCGGGAGAAGCTCATTACTGAAGTGGACAAAGCCCTGGTGGAAAACCAGAATGTGTCTGGCTCCTGCGAGAGCTTGAAGCTAGCCCTGGAGGGGATGACCCAGGAGAAGATgaagctggaggaggaggttGACTCCTTGCGGCGTTCCCAGGCCCAGGAGCTGTCCGAGTGGCAGAGGAAGCACACGGAGCTGCAGGCCGAGTATGAAACCCTCCTGCAGTCGTACGAGAACATCAGCAACGAGGCCGAGAGGATCCAGCGGGTAGTGGAGGGGGTCCGGCAGGAGAAACAGGAGCTCTTCCTCAAGCTGAAAGGCACGGAGGCAGAGAAGAAGGAGGCGGACGCACGCCTTCAGGGGGCTGAGCAGGAGATGgaagggatgagagagaaaatgAGGAAGTTTGCAAAATCCAAGCAGCAGAAGATCCTGGAGCTGGAGGAGGAGAATGAGCGGCTGAGGACAGAGGTTCCTCCTgtggatggtggcctgggagggaCAGAAGAGATGAGCACCTGCCTCCAAGAAGAGCTGGAGGACTCCAGGAAGAACTGTGAGTCCCTTTCCAGTCAACTGAAGGAGCTGAAGGCTGAGAAGGACTCTCTGAACCAGCAGATCCAGGACCTGAGGCAGATGGTGCACAGCAAGGTAGAGGTGGTGGGAACAAGCAgtgtggaagaggaggaggtggcagaaagtgaggcagccagttcCACCACCTTGGCAAAGGCCCCGGAAGCCACTGAAGCTCAGGTGGATCTGGGTGCAGGCTGTGAACCTCCATCAGCAAGCTTCGATGCAGAGGCAAAAGACACCGGCCAAGCCAGCTCTTCTCGTGGTGAAATGGATGTGTCTCTGGCACAACTCGCAGAGCAGGTTGCAGAactggaggagaagaggagggtgGCAGTGGAGGAACTGAGCAGAGTCCTGAGGGACGTGGAGAccctgggagaggagaagagaggcctggaggacctgCTGACTATGAAAGGCCAGGAAGTGGAAGCTCTGCAGGAGAAGGTCCTCGCAATGGAGCAAGCCAACCAGCAAATGGAGGGGGAGCTTTCCGGAGCGATGAGGCTGAAAGGCACTCTGGAAGCTGAGAAGGACGACCTGGAGGAGAGGCTCATGAACCAGCTTGCCGAGCTGAACGGGAGCATTGGGAACTACCAGCAAGACGTGGCGGACTTGCAGAGCCAAAACCAGCAGCTCCAGGCTGAGGTGGAGAGTCTTCAAGGGGCGCTAAGTCGCCTGGAGGATGAGAAGCGGCACCTTCTGAGGGAGAAGGTGGAAGTGGAAGTAGAGAAGAAGAAGGAGCACGTGGAGAAGCTGAAGAGCACCTGGAAGGGCGACCATGGCCGGGCTCAGGCAAAAGAGCTTCAGGAGTTGCTGAAGGCGAAGCAGCAGGAGGTGAGACAGCTCCAAAAGGGCTGCATTAAAAGCCAGGAGAAAGCCAGCAGCTTGGAGAGAAGCGTCAAAGCCCTGGAGTTTGTCCAGAGCGAGTCCCAGAAGGAGCTGGAGGCCGCCAAGAGGAGCTTGGCAAAGGCCGAGGAGGACACCGGGAGGGCGCAGGTGGAGCTGGCCGCCTGCAGAGTCTTGCTGGACGACACTCGGAGCGAGGCGGCTCGAGCGCTGGCCGAGAGCCTGAAGGTGCAAGAGGCGCTCCGAGCGAACAAAGCGCAGGGCAAAGCACagctgagggagaaggagagagccTGGGAGAGGCGCCTGGAGCAAGAGGCGGACAAGCACGCCCAGGCGCTGAGGGAGGCGGAGGAGCGGCTGGAGACCTTGCAGAGGGAGCAGGCGCGCTCGGAGGGGGCAGTGCAAGGCCTCCGGGACTCCCTGCGCCAGAAGGACCAGGAAGCCAAGCAGCTGCAAGGCAGCCTGAACCACACCTTAGCCCAGCTGGCAGCCTTCAGCCGGAGCATGTCCTCCTTGCAGGACGACAGGGACCGCGTGATAGACCAGTCCAGGCAGTGGGAGAAGAAGTTCAGCGAGGCCATTGAGAAGATGGAGCAGGAGGTGCACGCCAGGGAGCAGGCCTGCGCTGCCCTGGAGGAGCAGGCGAAGCGGACGGCTGCCCAGGTGGAGGAACTGCAGAGCCGCATCGCCAG CCTGGAACAGAGCAAGCTGGCTCAGGAGTCCAGTGCCCAGAAGGAGCTCCAGCGTCTCCTAGGAGAAGCCGAGCTGCtgcaggaggagaagaggagtctTGCAGTCCAGCTTGAGGAGGCGCAGCAGCTGCTGGGTGACTCTCAGAAACAGATGCAGAAGCAGGAGACAGAACTTCGGGGCCTGAGAGAGCGGCTTGCCGGCCTGCAGGACTCCTTCTCAAAGTGCCAGGAGGAGCGAGACCAACTGGGGAACACGGTGAGAAGTCGAGAGGCCGACCTCCGAGAGAGCCAGTTCAGCCGTGAGCAGTTGGAGGCTGACCTGCAGGCATCCAAGGAGCTGACGGACAGGCTCCATGAAGAGACGAGCAACAAGGACCACCAGATCATTGGCCTACTCGCCGCCAAGGAGGAGGCTGTTTCTGCGGCTGTGTCGGAGCTGCAGCGGCGGCACAGGGAGGAGCGGCAGGCGCTGGAGGGCAGGATTAGCCAGGCGGAAGAGGAGAGGACAGCCGTGGAAGCCGAGAAGACGAAAGCGCTAGAGAGGGCCAGCCAGCTCGTGGGGAAGCTGAAGAGCGCTCGGGAGGAGAGCAGGCGCCACAAGGCCCAGCTCGACTCCTTCACCAAGTCCATGTCCTCCCTGCAGGATGACCGGGACCGCGTCCTGGAAGAGTACCAGCAGCTGGAGCGGCGGCACCTGGCAGCCATCCTGGAGAAAGACCAGCTGATCCAGGAAGCAGCCTCCGAGAGCAACACCTTGAAGGAGGAGATCCGGAGCCTCCACGGCCAGAGGGACGACCTGCATGCCGAGAATGCCAAGTTGGACGCAGAGCTGGTGCGCTACCGGGAGGACCTCCAGCAGCTCATCTCCATCAAGGATTGCCAGCAGAAGCAGTTGCTGGGGACCCAGCTGGAGCGCATCCAGGCGTtggagaaggagaaggcaggCGTGGAGGGCCGTCTGAGAGAGTCCGAGCGCGCCCTGGAGGCCCTGCGGCTGGAGAAGCAGAGCGTGGGGCAGGAGGCGGAGGCCCTCGCAGCCTCCCTCTCCCGGGTGCAAAACGAGATGGCAGCGCTGCAGGAGGGTGGCCCCGTCTTGGAACTGCAGGCGCAGTTGCAGGGCAAGATGGACGAAGTGCAGGAGCGGAGCGGCCAGCTCTCGCTCACCCAGCAGCGGGTGACGGAGCTTCAGGAGGAGCTGGCTGTCCTTCGGCAGAGCACGGCCCAGCAGTTGCAGGAGGCGgaaaccaagatgaagaaggagcTGAAGAGCCTTCATCACGACTCCGGGCTCATGCGCAACGAGACGGAGACGGCGGAGGAGCGGGTGGCCGAACTGGCAAAGGACCTCCTGGAAATGGAGCAGAGCCTCCTTGCTGTCACGGAGGAGAACCAGGACTTGAAGGTCCAAATCCAGTCCTTCAGGAAGGCCATGAGCTCCCTCCAAGACAGCTGGGACCAGTGCAATGAGGAGCTGCGTGCCTTGGAAAAGAAATACTCCATGGACTTGGAAGAGCAGCGGCGGCTGGTTCAGGGCCTCCGAGAGGAGAATGCTCAGTCCCAGGAGGAGCAGAAGAACCTTGCAGGGCAAAGAGACGCTCTGGCCTCTGAGCTGGCCGCCCTGCGGGACTCTGTGGAGGAAAAGGGTCTCCTAGCCCGGCTGGAGAAGCTCAGTCAGCAGCTCCAGGCCAAAGATGTGGAGCTTCTGCGCCTGACCGCTGAGCTGGAGGGGACCTCTAGCCAAGTGACGTCCTTCTCCAAGGCCATGGCGAGCCTGCAGGACGAGCGAGACCGCCTGCTGAGTGAGCTGGACAAAGCCCGCAGAGTGGAGGAGGGGAAGCTGCAGTCGGCAGCCGGCACTTCTTCCGCCAGCCTCGCTGAAGTGCCGAGCCTCAAGAAGGCGCTGTCCTCCCTGCAGAGTGACCGAGACAGGCTG CTGGTGGAGCTGAAGAACCTGCAGCAGCAGTACCTGCAGGTTGGGGTGGACACTGCTGAGATCATGCGGTTGAAGGCCCAGCTGCAGGAGCAGAAGCAAGAGGTGGAGCACCGGCAACGTCTCCAGGAGCAGCTGAATCAGGAGGGGGCCTCTTGGCAGCTCGAGCTCCAGAAGCTCAG